ACGCAGCTTGTTGGCCCAGATGGCGCGGAAGACCTGCCCGAAGATGTCACCGAAGCTCTGCATGCTGGAGGGTGATACGCGCGGGAGCGGTGGTTGGTTCCCGGGGGGCAGAGGATGATGGAGCGAGGAGAGGATCGAGTGGAGGCTGGGAATGCCTCCACTCGGTGGGGTTTGACTCAGTGCCGCGGGTTGGGGCTGGCCGAGTAGACGCGGCGCAGGGTGACGAGAACGATGCCGTTGGTGCGCATGGGGATGTGGAGAGCGATGGTTCCGTCGCTGCCGGCGCGGAGAAGCTGGTTGCGCTCGGGCTGGTCGCGGGTGAGGTAGTCGAGGTGGGCGATCTGCGGCTGAGTGAGGTTTTTGGGCGCGCCCATGCGGAGGTATTCCGAATAGGCGTCGTTGACTCCGTAGCCGGTGCGGTGCAACTGGAGCCGGTAGAGCGTGCCGGGCGTGAGGTGGGTGACGGTGAGATCGACGGGGGCCGCTGCGTGATCGGGCAGCAGGCGGGTGTAGAACTCGCGGTCGCCGAGCTTGCCTTGGGCTGGAGTCTGGAAGTCCCAGAGGACGGCGGTGAAGTTCTGGCCGTTGGTAGAGAGCATGGACTGCGGATCAGAGGAAGGGATGGTTTCGCCGCGCAGTGCGTGCAGATATTTGTAGGCAAAGAAGGCGGGCTTGCGGATGCCGTCACGGGTGACGAGGCCGAAGCCGCCGTAGAAGGCCGCGGGCGGCGGGCCGGATTCCTCAAAGAGGTCGGAGTAGGTCCAGTAGCTCATGCCCTGCGCGAGTCCCTGAGTGGCCTTGAGCTTGTTGAGGATGTAGGCAGCGCTGATGTAGGAGTCGTGGACGGGATCGGCGGGCGTGTAGCTGGTGCTCCACTCAGTGATGTAGAGCGGCAGATGGGGAAACGGGGATGCGGCGATCTGCTGGTGGACGCGGCGCACGTCGCCGACGATGGCGTTGGGGGATGGGTCGAGGAGGAGATCGTCTTTGCCATCGGGATCGAGGAAGCCGCCCTTGACGCCGTAGGTGTGGGTGGTAACGAAGTCGATGGGAGCGTGGGTCTTCTTGACGTAATCGAGGAAGGCAGGAATCCAGGCGGCTCCGGCGGTGGCGGGGCCGCCGACGCGCAGTTGGCGATCGACGGACTTGAGGGTGCGGGCGGTCAGATCATAGAGCTGGAAGTAGGCCTTCTGGTCGCCACCCTCCCAAAAGCCGGAGAGATTGGGCTCGTTCCAGACCTCGAAATACCAGGAGCGGACCTCAGCCTTGCCGTAGCGCTTTTCAAGATGGCGGGCGAAGGCAGCGATGAGGTTGCGCCACTCCTTTGGATTGGGATGGGAGGTGTTGGCGTGGTAGTAGAAGATGCTGTTCTTTGAGGTGGCGAGAGCCTGCGGGGTGAAGCTCAGCTCGACGAAGGGCTTGATGTGACGGGCGAGCAGATTGTCATAGAGCTCGTCGATGCCGGTCCAGTTGTAGACGATTTTGCCGTTCTTCTGCTGCACGGTGCCGAGAGCGTCATGAAAGATGGCGTGGAAGCGGATGTAACGGAAGCCGAGCTCGTCGGTGACCATCTGGAGCTGGTTTTGGCTGTCGGCCTTGATGAGGGTGCCGGAGTAATCAGAGCCAACGGAAAAGTCAAAGAAGCGATTGACGGGACCGGCAGCGGCCTGCACGTTGGCGGTGATGACGCGCGGCTGGTGAGAGGGCGATTGCGCGACCGCGTGCGCGGCAAATGTAACCGCCACGGCGACAGAAGCGGCCTTGAGGAACGAGAGGCGCGGATGGCGAACCAGGGCTTTGAG
The DNA window shown above is from Acidobacterium capsulatum ATCC 51196 and carries:
- a CDS encoding GH39 family glycosyl hydrolase yields the protein MKHASLKALVRHPRLSFLKAASVAVAVTFAAHAVAQSPSHQPRVITANVQAAAGPVNRFFDFSVGSDYSGTLIKADSQNQLQMVTDELGFRYIRFHAIFHDALGTVQQKNGKIVYNWTGIDELYDNLLARHIKPFVELSFTPQALATSKNSIFYYHANTSHPNPKEWRNLIAAFARHLEKRYGKAEVRSWYFEVWNEPNLSGFWEGGDQKAYFQLYDLTARTLKSVDRQLRVGGPATAGAAWIPAFLDYVKKTHAPIDFVTTHTYGVKGGFLDPDGKDDLLLDPSPNAIVGDVRRVHQQIAASPFPHLPLYITEWSTSYTPADPVHDSYISAAYILNKLKATQGLAQGMSYWTYSDLFEESGPPPAAFYGGFGLVTRDGIRKPAFFAYKYLHALRGETIPSSDPQSMLSTNGQNFTAVLWDFQTPAQGKLGDREFYTRLLPDHAAAPVDLTVTHLTPGTLYRLQLHRTGYGVNDAYSEYLRMGAPKNLTQPQIAHLDYLTRDQPERNQLLRAGSDGTIALHIPMRTNGIVLVTLRRVYSASPNPRH